A stretch of Pantoea sp. Lij88 DNA encodes these proteins:
- the fabF gene encoding beta-ketoacyl-ACP synthase II, whose amino-acid sequence MSHSASSQRIVITGAGIVSPLGCGVDTVWQRLTAGESGIRLLPDTLTAGTGISVGGSVPGIDEDPLAGYDPEAFIAPKERKKMSRFIEFALLAADEALNQAGWHPEDDAARERTATIIASGVGGFGAIADAVRTTDARGPRRLSPFTAPSFLANMAAGHVSIKHGFTGPLGAPVTACAAGVQAIGDAARLIRSGEADIAICGGTEAALDRVTLGCFAAARALCVGYEDHPHHASRPFDRDRSGFVMAEGAGLLVIESLAHAEARGAIPLAEIIGYGTSADAYHLTAGPEDGSGAARAMRTALRQAGISPDDVQHINAHATSTQVGDHGELAAIRAVFGDDSQVAIASTKSATGHLLGAAGGVEAIFTLMALRQQIVPPTLNLHHPDEAAGNLNLVALSARPAVLNHAMSNGFGFGGVNASILLRKWQ is encoded by the coding sequence ATGAGTCATTCAGCCTCATCACAACGCATTGTCATTACCGGCGCAGGCATCGTTTCGCCACTCGGCTGTGGCGTTGACACCGTCTGGCAACGATTAACAGCGGGCGAGTCGGGTATCCGTCTCCTGCCTGATACGCTCACCGCCGGCACCGGGATTTCTGTAGGTGGCAGCGTGCCGGGCATCGATGAAGATCCGCTGGCGGGCTATGACCCCGAAGCATTCATCGCGCCGAAAGAGCGCAAAAAGATGTCACGCTTTATCGAATTTGCGCTGCTGGCCGCAGACGAAGCGCTGAATCAGGCAGGCTGGCATCCCGAAGATGACGCCGCACGCGAGCGCACCGCGACCATAATCGCCTCCGGCGTGGGCGGCTTTGGGGCCATTGCTGACGCGGTGCGCACCACCGACGCGCGAGGCCCACGCCGGCTCTCGCCCTTCACTGCCCCTTCGTTTCTGGCCAATATGGCCGCCGGTCATGTCTCGATAAAACACGGTTTCACGGGCCCGCTGGGCGCGCCCGTGACCGCCTGTGCTGCAGGCGTGCAGGCCATTGGTGATGCCGCCAGGTTAATCAGGAGTGGCGAGGCAGACATTGCGATTTGTGGCGGCACCGAAGCAGCCTTAGATCGCGTGACGCTGGGCTGTTTCGCAGCAGCACGTGCACTGTGCGTGGGTTATGAGGATCATCCGCATCATGCTTCGCGTCCGTTTGATCGCGACAGAAGTGGTTTTGTGATGGCTGAAGGCGCTGGCCTGCTGGTCATTGAATCGCTGGCGCATGCCGAAGCACGTGGCGCTATCCCGCTGGCGGAGATTATCGGTTATGGCACCAGCGCTGATGCTTACCATCTTACCGCAGGTCCGGAAGATGGCAGTGGGGCTGCGCGGGCGATGAGGACGGCTCTGCGCCAGGCCGGTATCAGCCCGGACGATGTCCAGCATATAAACGCTCACGCAACCTCCACGCAGGTTGGCGATCACGGTGAGCTGGCCGCTATTCGCGCCGTATTTGGTGATGATTCACAGGTTGCGATCGCCTCAACCAAATCCGCCACCGGACATCTGCTGGGTGCGGCGGGCGGTGTTGAGGCGATATTCACCCTGATGGCGCTGCGTCAGCAGATTGTTCCGCCGACGCTGAACCTTCATCATCCCGATGAAGCCGCAGGCAATCTGAACCTGGTGGCGCTCAGCGCGCGTCCCGCCGTACTTAACCATGCCATGTCGAATGGTTTTGGCTTTGGCGGCGTTAACGCCAGCATCCTGCTGCGGAAATGGCAGTGA
- a CDS encoding winged helix-turn-helix domain-containing protein produces MIYIINDIITFNSDDCTLSHIPTQESLSLSISSGRLFEQLLNSGGEILARDTLLTEVWDKYGLRGSNSNLNQYLSIVRRALAAFGCENLIITIPKIGIRLNTEIKVERESPPSLVRAEEAQDEMLAEVAVAGPENQVLSPAPEWAGRVVKKTFPAFRVTFILIVLALMASTAWYYAARDTDINTGMSTVKLEGGCEAVFIQGLDVFEKKSLSKQILQMLAENNESCVPGRRIYFDKNTAFSTTNYGRTLISACNLNGSGHIISCENFYYLDWRIN; encoded by the coding sequence ATGATTTACATCATCAACGACATTATCACCTTCAATTCAGATGACTGTACGCTGAGTCATATCCCTACCCAGGAGTCACTGAGCCTGAGCATTTCATCGGGCCGGCTATTTGAACAGCTGTTGAATTCCGGTGGTGAAATACTGGCGCGTGACACCCTGCTGACCGAGGTCTGGGATAAATATGGTTTACGCGGTTCAAACAGTAATCTGAATCAGTATCTCAGCATTGTGCGCAGAGCGCTTGCCGCCTTCGGCTGTGAAAACCTGATCATTACCATTCCAAAAATTGGTATACGCCTCAATACCGAAATCAAAGTTGAACGTGAATCACCTCCCTCTCTCGTCAGGGCGGAAGAAGCACAGGATGAAATGCTCGCTGAGGTTGCTGTTGCCGGTCCGGAAAATCAGGTCCTGTCACCTGCTCCAGAATGGGCAGGTCGCGTTGTCAAAAAAACTTTCCCCGCCTTCAGGGTGACGTTCATCCTTATTGTGCTGGCATTAATGGCGAGTACTGCCTGGTACTATGCTGCCCGTGATACTGATATTAATACAGGCATGAGTACTGTAAAACTTGAAGGGGGGTGTGAGGCCGTGTTTATTCAGGGGCTGGACGTTTTTGAGAAAAAATCGCTGAGTAAGCAAATTCTTCAGATGCTCGCAGAGAATAATGAATCCTGTGTGCCCGGACGACGCATCTATTTTGATAAAAACACCGCATTCTCCACCACTAATTATGGAAGGACGCTTATCTCCGCCTGTAACCTCAATGGCAGTGGACATATTATTTCTTGTGAAAATTTTTACTATCTTGACTGGAGAATCAATTGA
- a CDS encoding TetR/AcrR family transcriptional regulator, producing the protein MTESVTDSGTRGPAGHSVRDQIVDAAMQHFAHYGYEKTTVSDLARAIGFSKAYIYKFFESKQAIGEVICSNRLAMIMQRSEAAIADVPGASEQLRRLFRTLSSSSTELFFHERKLYDIAAVASRDRWPSALAYEKRILNLIQQILRLGRETGEFERKTPADEAAEAIYRVIKPYVSPVLLQYSLDEAEAASAQLAALVLRSLAP; encoded by the coding sequence ATGACTGAATCCGTTACGGACAGTGGCACCCGCGGCCCCGCCGGGCACAGCGTGCGTGACCAGATTGTGGATGCTGCCATGCAGCACTTCGCGCATTACGGCTACGAAAAGACCACCGTTTCCGATCTCGCCCGAGCTATCGGCTTCTCTAAGGCGTACATCTACAAATTTTTTGAATCGAAGCAGGCGATTGGCGAAGTCATCTGTTCAAACCGGCTGGCGATGATTATGCAGCGCTCTGAAGCTGCGATCGCTGATGTACCGGGGGCATCGGAACAACTGCGGCGACTGTTTCGCACGCTTTCCTCCTCCAGCACTGAGCTGTTTTTTCATGAACGCAAACTCTATGACATTGCCGCCGTCGCGTCGCGCGATCGCTGGCCATCCGCCCTGGCATACGAAAAGCGTATTCTGAATCTGATTCAGCAGATCCTTCGTCTGGGCCGTGAAACGGGCGAGTTTGAGCGTAAAACGCCTGCTGACGAAGCGGCAGAAGCGATCTACCGGGTGATCAAACCCTATGTCAGTCCGGTGCTCCTGCAATACAGTCTCGATGAGGCAGAGGCCGCCTCCGCACAACTGGCTGCGCTGGTGCTTCGAAGCCTTGCACCCTGA
- a CDS encoding DcrB-related protein produces the protein MDKSLCRFSEGMITLPQGYCERTLNTLVHTQSALPPITISRDKLGNHNNPEEYILSQLAIFQKQMKDWQQQDHQPVVLGDGLTTGIMITYDFLRPDNQRLYQKQAIFTLNMDDILIFSLSKAAPLTEEDIQLFTGILKTFRTG, from the coding sequence ATGGATAAGTCTCTTTGCCGCTTCAGCGAAGGTATGATCACATTGCCACAGGGCTACTGTGAGCGAACGCTGAACACACTGGTTCATACGCAATCAGCTCTGCCGCCGATCACTATTTCCCGCGATAAATTAGGGAACCATAATAATCCGGAAGAGTACATTCTTAGCCAGCTGGCTATTTTTCAAAAGCAGATGAAAGACTGGCAGCAGCAGGATCATCAGCCTGTGGTGTTAGGTGATGGCCTGACCACCGGCATTATGATTACCTACGATTTTCTGCGACCCGATAATCAGCGTCTTTATCAAAAACAGGCGATATTTACACTGAACATGGATGATATTCTGATCTTCTCTCTGTCAAAAGCGGCACCTCTCACAGAAGAGGACATTCAGCTTTTTACCGGGATACTGAAAACCTTCCGGACCGGCTAA
- a CDS encoding peptidase domain-containing ABC transporter, translated as MLLLEKLNFKWFNRLPMIRQSQAAECGLACLGMVANYHGHEIDMITLRRQFATSLKGATLADIIAMAQQLNMTSRALRVEMEELSKLRMPCILHWELNHFVVLKKVRGNKITLHDPARGIRELTFKEASSAFTGVALELVPSSSFEVKEEKESISMMKLVGSVTGVKSAFAQVLILSIALELFGVLTPFFMQWVMDMVLVSADYSLLTLLGMGFIMIALFQTIVTALRSWVMSWFSSQLSVQWTINVCHHMLKLPLEWFESRHTGDILSRYGSLNTIQSTLTSRFISTVLDGVMSIVTVVMLFIYNAQLAWLVIGLFIAYALLRFLAYDPVRRANEEQIISSARTQSSLLETLRGIQAVKTNNKQIPRLSAYMNFLVDTTNKGIVIQKLNILFGSAQGLLTSIGRVVLVWLAALQVLDGNFSAGMLTAFISFSDQFMSRGAGLINAIIDFRMLRMHGERLADIVLSETEDSSETNPILVSKSTDYETEEPQDIRLNDIRFRYAPTEPWVVDGANLEIKAGESLAIVGPSGQGKTTMAKIILGLLHPEAGTITVGGLDITQTGLEHHRNRIGCVMQDDILFSGSISENISFFDNEPDHEKITRVARLAQIHGDIMKMPMNYQSLVGDMGSFLSGGQLQRILLARALYREPHILVLDEATSHLDIYNEAQINNAIKQMKITRIIIAHRPETIRSADRLVLLNNGMLSEVTAEQLFS; from the coding sequence GTGTTGTTATTAGAGAAACTCAATTTTAAATGGTTTAACCGCCTGCCGATGATTCGTCAGTCACAGGCAGCGGAGTGCGGGCTGGCTTGTCTCGGCATGGTGGCCAATTATCACGGTCATGAAATCGACATGATTACGTTACGTCGCCAGTTCGCCACCTCACTCAAAGGGGCCACACTGGCTGATATTATTGCGATGGCACAACAGCTCAACATGACTTCACGGGCATTGCGTGTGGAAATGGAAGAGTTATCTAAACTTCGCATGCCCTGCATTCTGCACTGGGAACTGAACCACTTTGTCGTACTGAAAAAAGTGCGCGGCAATAAAATAACCCTGCATGATCCTGCGCGTGGCATTCGGGAGCTGACATTCAAAGAGGCCTCCAGCGCCTTCACTGGCGTCGCTCTGGAGCTGGTTCCCTCTTCCAGCTTCGAAGTCAAAGAGGAAAAAGAAAGCATCTCCATGATGAAGCTGGTGGGCAGCGTCACCGGCGTTAAATCTGCCTTTGCTCAGGTGCTCATCCTGTCGATCGCGCTGGAGCTGTTCGGCGTCCTGACCCCATTCTTTATGCAATGGGTTATGGATATGGTGCTGGTCTCAGCTGACTACTCTTTGCTGACGTTGCTTGGTATGGGCTTTATCATGATCGCGCTGTTTCAGACGATCGTCACAGCCCTGCGCTCGTGGGTAATGAGCTGGTTCTCCAGCCAGCTCAGTGTGCAGTGGACCATAAACGTCTGTCACCATATGCTGAAGTTGCCGCTGGAGTGGTTCGAATCACGACACACAGGTGACATTCTCTCCCGTTACGGTTCACTTAATACCATTCAGAGTACGCTGACCAGCCGTTTCATCAGCACCGTACTGGACGGTGTCATGTCAATTGTCACGGTAGTAATGCTCTTCATTTATAATGCGCAACTTGCCTGGCTGGTCATTGGTCTTTTTATCGCTTATGCGCTGCTGCGCTTCCTGGCCTACGATCCGGTTCGCCGGGCCAACGAAGAGCAGATAATCAGTTCGGCACGAACCCAGTCTTCTCTGCTTGAGACATTGCGCGGTATACAGGCAGTGAAAACCAATAATAAACAGATCCCCCGCCTCTCGGCTTACATGAACTTTCTGGTGGATACCACCAATAAAGGCATTGTGATACAGAAGCTTAATATTCTGTTTGGATCCGCACAGGGGTTACTGACGTCAATAGGCCGGGTCGTTCTGGTCTGGCTGGCCGCGCTGCAGGTGCTCGATGGTAACTTCTCCGCCGGTATGCTGACGGCCTTCATCAGCTTTTCCGATCAGTTTATGAGTCGCGGCGCGGGTTTAATCAACGCCATCATCGATTTCAGAATGCTGCGTATGCATGGCGAACGTCTGGCCGATATTGTGTTGTCAGAAACAGAAGACAGTTCTGAAACCAACCCCATTCTGGTCAGTAAAAGCACCGACTATGAAACTGAAGAACCGCAGGATATCAGACTGAATGATATCCGATTCCGCTATGCACCGACGGAACCCTGGGTTGTCGATGGTGCAAATCTGGAGATTAAAGCAGGCGAAAGCCTGGCCATCGTGGGGCCATCCGGACAGGGAAAAACCACCATGGCCAAAATCATTCTTGGCCTGCTGCACCCTGAAGCCGGCACTATCACGGTGGGGGGGTTGGATATCACCCAGACCGGACTTGAACACCACCGTAACCGGATCGGCTGTGTGATGCAGGATGACATTCTCTTTTCAGGCTCTATCAGTGAGAACATCAGCTTCTTTGATAATGAACCCGACCACGAAAAAATTACGCGTGTGGCACGCCTGGCCCAGATTCATGGCGATATCATGAAAATGCCGATGAATTATCAAAGTCTGGTCGGCGATATGGGGTCATTTCTGTCGGGAGGGCAACTGCAACGTATTCTGCTGGCACGCGCGCTGTACCGTGAACCCCATATTCTGGTTCTGGATGAGGCAACCAGCCATCTTGATATCTATAACGAAGCGCAGATTAACAACGCCATTAAGCAGATGAAAATTACCCGAATCATCATTGCACATCGCCCGGAAACGATCCGAAGTGCAGACAGACTCGTCCTGCTTAATAACGGCATGCTCAGCGAGGTCACTGCAGAGCAATTATTCAGTTAA
- a CDS encoding FidL-like protein, protein MRRRATFTLTFTLAVLLLLIFAGINYFKPHTSVLPFHCLTFSRYELSHDANEKIDFAVSQDLRFVDLNSGYLLLNGKVTSGDKVTILNRRIVLNNGHEIEDNTYRYKIRTIITSTNDTTPDTVFNRLLAEITLDPTYVQLDITQLDDSTYLIGAPLAYLFSCQKY, encoded by the coding sequence TTGAGAAGGCGCGCTACCTTCACGCTGACGTTCACGCTTGCTGTGCTGTTGCTGCTGATCTTTGCAGGCATTAACTATTTTAAGCCTCATACAAGCGTTCTGCCTTTTCATTGCTTAACATTCAGTCGCTATGAACTTAGTCATGATGCTAATGAAAAAATAGACTTTGCGGTTTCTCAGGACCTGCGTTTCGTCGATCTTAACTCTGGCTATCTGCTGCTGAACGGAAAAGTAACGTCCGGGGACAAGGTGACCATTCTGAACCGGCGCATTGTGCTGAACAATGGTCATGAAATTGAAGACAATACCTATCGTTATAAGATCAGAACGATCATTACTTCAACGAATGATACGACGCCGGATACGGTATTCAATCGGTTGCTGGCAGAAATCACGCTGGATCCCACCTATGTGCAACTGGACATCACTCAGCTCGATGACAGCACCTATCTTATCGGCGCGCCGCTTGCCTATCTTTTTAGCTGCCAGAAATATTAA